A genome region from Sediminispirochaeta bajacaliforniensis DSM 16054 includes the following:
- a CDS encoding adenylate/guanylate cyclase domain-containing protein has product MSFSKGYSMLDPSLHNHIAEMMTKSLKPDQIDELGSLLMNHYCSHTILGLDPHITVPTRKAATAFIQECEQKGYEERLLKLLIEIDGNQLLGKTVNLEGIEEMRNMMIYSGIVYDEKKRKIRKLREDPSELSNWGALKKGKRYDMTIASVDIVGNSAIVKKHGIKKAEKLYFRFWAFLRKVLEDYDGRIWNWAGDGGILAFTFKAHQQRAVMFALEVQSLIGVFNASPDKPINEIIRLRIGLDTGKVKFADETGQIVSETINYAAHLEKNGTDPGSISLSDELIGSLPKSLRSLFKENGVFEERTAWKYKGALQ; this is encoded by the coding sequence TCGACCCGTCACTACACAATCACATAGCAGAAATGATGACAAAATCACTAAAACCTGACCAAATAGATGAGCTGGGATCTCTTCTTATGAACCACTATTGCTCCCATACCATCCTGGGCCTCGATCCCCATATAACCGTTCCGACCAGGAAAGCGGCAACTGCCTTTATCCAGGAATGTGAGCAAAAAGGATATGAAGAACGGCTTTTGAAACTTCTAATAGAAATCGACGGAAATCAGCTTCTCGGGAAAACCGTGAATCTCGAAGGCATCGAAGAGATGAGAAACATGATGATCTATTCGGGGATAGTTTACGATGAAAAGAAGCGTAAAATTCGTAAGCTCAGGGAAGATCCTTCGGAGCTTTCAAATTGGGGTGCCTTAAAGAAGGGAAAGCGTTACGACATGACCATTGCGAGTGTCGATATTGTCGGGAATTCTGCCATTGTAAAAAAGCACGGAATAAAGAAGGCTGAAAAGCTTTATTTCAGATTCTGGGCCTTTTTGCGAAAGGTTTTGGAGGATTACGATGGCAGAATCTGGAACTGGGCAGGAGACGGCGGTATTCTCGCTTTCACCTTTAAAGCGCATCAGCAGCGTGCCGTGATGTTCGCCCTGGAGGTGCAAAGCCTCATCGGGGTTTTCAATGCCTCCCCCGACAAGCCGATCAACGAAATCATTCGTCTCAGGATCGGCCTGGATACCGGGAAAGTAAAATTCGCAGATGAAACCGGACAGATCGTTTCGGAAACCATCAACTATGCCGCCCACTTGGAAAAAAACGGTACCGATCCGGGCAGCATATCCCTATCGGATGAGCTGATCGGCTCCCTTCCGAAGTCTTTACGTTCTCTTTTTAAGGAGAACGGGGTTTTTGAAGAACGAACGGCCTGGAAATATAAAGGAGCGCTTCAATGA
- a CDS encoding aminopeptidase, with translation MKDQRHDELAKLLVEYSIRLQAGERCLIQSVDVPVEMVEALIRAVYAVGGHPIVNMTSERVQRALAAGASAESIASLAETESDRMKKMDAYIGIRASWNELEMGDIGADQRSLYRTDYVQPVHFGIRVPHTKWVVLRYPTPTMAYQAAMSTEAFEDFYYRVSVGVDYAAMSRAMDRAADFISQAKSVHITGPGTDLRFSIEGLPAVKCDGSANIPDGEVYTCPVRESVEGTILYNTPSTLDGFTYRDISFRFEKGRIIEAKANDSERINQVLDTDEGARYIGEFSFGCNPWIESPMDNTLFDEKIAGSFHFTPGNAYDDCDNGNRSAVHWDLVCIQRPEWGGGEISIDGELVRKDGRFVHEAFQALNPDRLK, from the coding sequence ATGAAAGATCAACGACATGATGAGCTGGCGAAACTGCTGGTCGAATACTCTATCCGCCTGCAAGCGGGGGAGCGCTGTCTGATTCAGAGCGTCGATGTTCCTGTTGAAATGGTGGAAGCACTGATTCGTGCAGTGTATGCGGTGGGCGGACATCCGATCGTTAATATGACCAGTGAACGGGTCCAGCGGGCCCTTGCGGCGGGAGCAAGTGCCGAAAGCATTGCCTCGCTTGCTGAGACCGAATCGGACCGCATGAAAAAGATGGATGCCTATATTGGGATCAGGGCTTCCTGGAACGAGCTGGAGATGGGGGATATCGGTGCCGATCAGCGCAGCCTCTATCGAACCGATTACGTGCAGCCCGTTCATTTCGGTATTCGGGTGCCTCACACGAAGTGGGTTGTGCTCCGTTATCCTACGCCAACCATGGCGTATCAGGCGGCAATGTCCACCGAGGCCTTTGAGGATTTCTACTATCGAGTTTCCGTCGGAGTCGATTATGCGGCAATGAGCCGGGCCATGGATCGGGCCGCGGATTTCATTTCCCAGGCAAAATCGGTCCACATCACCGGGCCTGGGACCGATCTCCGCTTTTCTATCGAGGGCCTTCCTGCGGTCAAGTGCGACGGGAGCGCCAACATTCCCGACGGGGAGGTGTATACCTGTCCTGTTCGTGAGAGCGTTGAGGGGACGATCCTGTATAATACTCCTTCTACTCTGGATGGATTTACCTACCGTGATATCTCTTTTCGATTTGAAAAGGGGCGGATCATCGAGGCAAAGGCCAATGACAGTGAACGTATCAACCAGGTGCTTGATACGGATGAAGGGGCACGCTATATCGGGGAATTCTCCTTTGGATGCAACCCCTGGATCGAAAGTCCCATGGACAATACCCTTTTCGACGAAAAGATTGCGGGGTCGTTTCACTTTACACCGGGGAACGCCTATGACGACTGCGACAACGGGAACCGCAGTGCGGTCCACTGGGACCTCGTTTGCATTCAGCGGCCGGAGTGGGGCGGCGGTGAGATCAGCATCGACGGCGAATTGGTCCGGAAGGATGGCCGCTTCGTCCATGAAGCCTTCCAGGCCCTGAATCCCGATCGTCTGAAATAG
- a CDS encoding SixA phosphatase family protein: MKRLYLMRHAKPEHGDGKRDFDRELTTQGRMDAEAMAARLIELSPLPRQIFCSEAARALETARIMAAALPQCSTPVPLAGLYTGTADDYLNLIAGTASAPAVIVVAHNPAMEQLAAFFENSNTGMSAGDIVWFDFPIDQWESLNAGLRPLSGGRLHRDSARKAK; this comes from the coding sequence ATGAAACGACTCTATCTCATGCGCCATGCAAAGCCGGAACATGGCGATGGTAAACGGGACTTCGATAGAGAACTGACCACTCAGGGCCGTATGGATGCCGAGGCAATGGCCGCCCGGCTCATAGAGCTTAGCCCGCTGCCACGTCAAATCTTCTGTTCCGAGGCTGCCAGGGCCCTTGAAACCGCCCGCATCATGGCAGCAGCCCTCCCCCAATGTTCCACCCCCGTCCCGCTTGCGGGACTCTACACAGGAACAGCAGACGATTATCTGAACCTGATAGCGGGCACGGCATCGGCCCCGGCCGTTATTGTCGTGGCGCATAATCCGGCGATGGAACAACTTGCCGCTTTTTTCGAGAACAGCAACACGGGAATGTCTGCGGGAGATATTGTTTGGTTTGATTTTCCCATCGACCAGTGGGAATCACTCAACGCCGGATTAAGGCCGTTATCCGGAGGACGACTTCATCGGGATTCTGCGCGTAAAGCGAAATGA
- a CDS encoding MarR family winged helix-turn-helix transcriptional regulator: protein MPEHYDISYDVLVTLRRIIRAIDMHSKRLGKEYGLTGPQLMILKEIRSGTDITIGHVAKKVSLSQATVTNIIDRLEKRGMVTRERSTLDKRRVIVRTTDKAEEILKTNPSVLQADFINSFQTLETWEQNLILSSLQRIAAMMGAEHISFPEEEVGQFI from the coding sequence ATGCCTGAACACTATGATATCAGCTACGATGTGCTTGTTACGCTTCGTCGTATCATTAGAGCAATCGATATGCATTCAAAGAGGCTTGGCAAGGAATATGGGCTTACCGGCCCGCAACTCATGATTCTGAAAGAAATTCGATCGGGTACGGATATCACCATCGGTCATGTGGCGAAGAAGGTCTCCCTGAGCCAGGCTACAGTCACCAATATTATCGATCGTCTTGAAAAGCGTGGTATGGTAACCCGGGAACGCAGTACCCTCGACAAGCGGAGGGTCATTGTACGAACCACCGATAAGGCAGAGGAGATACTGAAAACCAATCCCTCGGTGCTTCAGGCCGATTTTATCAATAGCTTTCAGACCCTTGAAACATGGGAACAAAACCTTATTCTCTCATCCCTTCAGCGGATTGCCGCGATGATGGGTGCTGAGCATATATCATTTCCGGAAGAAGAGGTGGGACAGTTTATCTAG
- a CDS encoding permease, with the protein MDAANSYALFSYILWAMIAEALPFLLLGSLIATIVRYYLKPETIERITAVPIFGILLASLIGLIFPLCECAIVPVARSLREKGLSPAAAYTFMIAVPLINPIVIFSTAYAFRGEAKVIAGRFILGWVAILIIGALLLLILPSPSGEKKKHLHHKHSGDNHDTSCGCASCSCEATLHEKHGIKAFISSVAGEFFFMGRYFLLGAVITAAARSFIPMESLMKIGRIPILSEIIMMVLAFLFSVCSEADAFIARGYLPWFSQKAILAFLILGPMLDLKNTLLLFRSFPRREVILLIIIIVGTVFVTAAIA; encoded by the coding sequence ATGGATGCGGCCAACTCCTACGCGCTTTTTTCCTATATCCTCTGGGCAATGATAGCGGAAGCCTTGCCTTTTCTCCTTTTGGGATCGCTGATTGCGACCATTGTTCGCTACTATCTGAAACCCGAGACCATAGAGCGAATCACGGCGGTACCGATCTTCGGAATTTTGCTTGCATCACTCATAGGACTGATATTTCCCCTCTGCGAATGTGCCATCGTACCTGTTGCACGCAGCCTGAGAGAAAAGGGGCTCTCTCCCGCGGCCGCTTACACCTTTATGATAGCGGTGCCTCTGATCAATCCGATAGTCATTTTTTCAACCGCCTACGCCTTCAGAGGAGAAGCTAAGGTGATCGCCGGCAGGTTCATCCTCGGATGGGTGGCCATTCTGATTATCGGTGCGCTGTTGTTGCTCATTCTGCCCTCCCCCAGCGGTGAAAAGAAAAAGCATCTACACCACAAACACAGCGGGGACAATCATGACACCAGTTGCGGCTGCGCAAGCTGCAGTTGCGAAGCAACGCTACATGAGAAGCACGGCATAAAGGCCTTTATATCGTCGGTCGCCGGAGAGTTTTTTTTCATGGGGCGATATTTTCTCCTCGGGGCCGTGATCACCGCTGCGGCACGAAGTTTCATCCCCATGGAATCGCTCATGAAGATTGGGAGGATTCCGATCCTTTCCGAAATTATCATGATGGTGCTGGCTTTTCTCTTTTCGGTCTGCTCCGAAGCCGACGCCTTCATCGCCAGAGGCTATCTGCCGTGGTTCTCACAAAAAGCGATACTGGCGTTTCTCATTCTCGGTCCCATGCTCGACCTGAAAAACACCCTTCTCCTTTTCCGTTCTTTTCCTCGGCGGGAGGTCATCCTTCTCATCATCATTATCGTGGGAACGGTTTTTGTAACGGCGGCTATAGCATGA
- a CDS encoding TIGR03943 family putative permease subunit, producing MRGSWITRLASLCYAAVFLTLVTTDRVRFLLAPRYIPVLLAASALFLLFAITGAPAPKDGMLAFFLPLLFLPGIYTARFPEASGSQAVSIVNKQKPAVQRQEEAEEAIPQEGPIVLDQEHYYSWYQALYDHHEAYMGREITVDGFIHTGAGLQEGQVLLGRMLMWCCAADALTIGFLIHNPEVLPAITEESQWYRITGRITETSYYNPSTGESYRVPAIETERCSPIPTPELPWVYPDL from the coding sequence ATGAGGGGTTCATGGATTACGCGGCTTGCCTCACTCTGCTATGCGGCAGTTTTTCTCACGCTTGTGACCACCGACCGGGTAAGGTTTCTTCTCGCCCCCCGCTACATCCCTGTGCTGCTTGCCGCATCGGCCTTGTTTCTTCTCTTTGCCATCACAGGCGCTCCAGCGCCGAAGGACGGCATGCTGGCCTTTTTCCTCCCCTTGCTTTTTCTTCCGGGAATCTATACTGCACGGTTTCCGGAAGCCTCGGGGAGCCAGGCCGTATCCATCGTGAACAAACAGAAGCCGGCGGTTCAAAGGCAGGAAGAAGCGGAAGAGGCGATTCCGCAGGAGGGGCCTATCGTGCTGGACCAGGAACACTACTACTCGTGGTACCAAGCGCTCTATGATCATCATGAAGCCTATATGGGAAGAGAGATCACGGTCGACGGCTTTATCCATACCGGAGCAGGACTTCAGGAGGGGCAGGTATTGCTCGGACGAATGCTGATGTGGTGCTGCGCGGCGGATGCTCTTACCATCGGTTTTCTGATACACAACCCGGAAGTATTGCCTGCCATAACAGAAGAAAGCCAGTGGTATCGGATAACAGGGCGCATCACCGAAACCAGCTATTACAACCCCTCAACGGGAGAAAGCTACAGGGTTCCGGCAATCGAAACAGAGCGCTGTAGCCCTATACCGACGCCGGAGCTTCCCTGGGTGTATCCCGACCTTTAG